The following DNA comes from Dehalococcoidales bacterium.
GCACCCTACACGGTCTTCAAAACAAGCGTAATCTCGTTGACATGGGTACTTGCCCGGGAGCTGGCCGAATTCAATATCAATGTTAATTGTGTCTGTCCGGGGACAGTTTTTACACCGCTCTGGAGACGAGGGGTAGTGGCGATACTGGGCAGGTTACGTCAGGCTAAGGCTGAGGGGACCGAACTTCCCGGGCGTTACAATCAGTTTCTTGAAATAGAAAACCTGGACAGTATCACACCCGAAGAATTCTGGCCGATTATGATGCCGGTACACCAGACACCGGAGGATATAGGTAAAACAGTGGCGTTTTTTGTTACCGAGGACTCGAAAAACATCACCGGTCAGACGATATGCGTTGATAACGGTATGATTATGCGATAGAGGATTACCTTCTCTACATGCGAAAGCAAGTAATAGACTAAGGAGGATATCATGAAGCTGGAAGGTAAGTTAGCCATTGTCGCCGGTGGTGGACAGGGGATTGGCGAGGGTATTGTGAAGTGTTTGGCAGAGGAGGGAGCAGATGTCGCCGTGGTTGATATTAACGGTGATATTGCCCGGAAGGCTGCTGATGAAGTCAAATCGATGGGGCGTAAGGGTCTGGCGGTAATTGCCGACCTGACCGATGATAATCAAGTAACCAAATCGGTTAAAGAGACTGTGGACTTCTTCGGGAAGATAGATATCCTGGTGAACAATGTGGGTGGCGTGAGCCTGGAGATGTCACAGATGATGCAGGAGCAAATAGCATCGTTTGGAGGTGAATCTTTCCCTTCATATATGCAGTTCACCCCCGAGGTGTGGGACAAGTATTACCAGTTAAACCTGAAATCGCACGTGATGATGAGCCACGCCGTAACGCCTGTATTTATGAAACAGAAGAGCGGCAGGATAATAAATATATCATCAATCGCGGCCCGGTTGAGTGGCCCGGACCAGATGCC
Coding sequences within:
- a CDS encoding SDR family NAD(P)-dependent oxidoreductase; protein product: MKLEGKLAIVAGGGQGIGEGIVKCLAEEGADVAVVDINGDIARKAADEVKSMGRKGLAVIADLTDDNQVTKSVKETVDFFGKIDILVNNVGGVSLEMSQMMQEQIASFGGESFPSYMQFTPEVWDKYYQLNLKSHVMMSHAVTPVFMKQKSGRIINISSIAARLSGPDQMPYNAFKAGDISITWSLARALAPYNVTVNCVCPGHVFTPLWERGAIAMLEAVRNAKAKGLPLPPRVRGYKPEELDTEGLTPHEFWLKYMIAPITPLGRDQTAEDMGKAVLFFA